A genomic segment from Gossypium hirsutum isolate 1008001.06 chromosome D04, Gossypium_hirsutum_v2.1, whole genome shotgun sequence encodes:
- the LOC107898224 gene encoding uncharacterized protein → MKTPTNSINSRSEALVQMQSSIQNSVLPVVATVSHNEKLAKFSRQNFKTWQQKMLFYLTMFKLAKFLKDDPFTIKEGEVDEVTAFTAVEAWKHSDFLCRNYILNGLSDALYEVFSVKKTNKELWTSLDHKYKAEDVGTKKFLVAKFVNFVMVDSKLVVNQVQEIQLIIHEILAKGMIIIESFQVVAIIEKLTPAWNDFKNYLKHKKRKYQWKT, encoded by the coding sequence ATGAAGACTCCCACCAATTCCATCAATTCTCGATCTGAAGCTTTGGTTCAAATGCAATCTTCGATCCAAAACTCAGTATTGCCGGTTGTGGCTACTGTAAGCCATAATGAGAAACTTGCAAAATTCTCAAGACAGAATTTCAAGACTTGGCAACAGAAAATGCTGTTTTATTTGACCATGTTCAAATTGGCCAAATTTTTGAAAGATGACCCTTTTACTATTAAAGAGGGTGAGGTAGATGAAGTTACCGCTTTCACTGCCGTTGAAGCTTGGAAACATTCAGATTTCTTATGTCGAAACTACATCCTGAATGGATTGTCGGATGCACTGTACGAAGTGTTTAGTGTTAAGAAAACAAATAAGGAATTATGGACATCGTTGGACCATAAATACAAAGCCGAGGATGTTGGAACTAAAAAGTTCTTAGTTGCTAAATTCGTGAATTTTGTAATggttgattctaaattagttgtgAATCAAGTGCAAGAAATTCAACTGATCATTCACGAAATTCTTGCTAAAGGGATGATAATAATTGAATCTTTCCAAGTGGTAGCCATTATTGAGAAGTTGACTCCTGCTTGGAATGACTTCAAGAATTACCTAAAGCACAAAAAAAGGAAATATCAGTGGAAGACCTAA